In a single window of the Amycolatopsis sp. cg5 genome:
- a CDS encoding discoidin domain-containing protein, protein MRTRRFLARAAAATLLAGLLIPALPAVSSAAPPLDLGAVTNLDGLTVTAPSSAPRRLAVQGSLDGKQFSTIVGEASYTFDRGTAKISFPPTLARYVRAEGAQVTKLEAHTAAESETALATTITASSALGEYPAARAGDGDQNSYWESTNNAFPQWIQADLGASVSTSRLVLKLPSGWGARTQTLSVQGSTNGSTFSDLAASAGYRFDPAQGNTVTIAFNATTTRYVRLNVTANTGWPAAQLSEFEVYGPATGDTQAPSAPSNLAFTQPGTGQIKLTWAASTDNVGVTGYDVYANNTLRTSVGAGVLTYTDNQPDGTSVSYFVRAKDAAGNQSANSNTVTRTGTTTGTNLAVGKPITASSSVQNFVAANANDNNTATYWEGGGDYPNLLTVALGSNADVSAVAVKLNPDSVWGTRTQTIEVQGREQSASAFTTLAAASAQTFNPASGNTVTIPVSGRAADVRLRITSNTGAGGGQAAEFQVIGVPAPNPDLLVSGMSWTPASPVETDTVTLSATVRNAGSVASGATDVNLYLGTTRVGTAPVGALAAGASTTVSANIGTRESGTYPMSAKVDEGNKVIEQNEANNAFANPSSLVVTPVPTSDLIASPVAWSPGNPSAGNAVNFTVAIKNQGTVASAGGAHGVTLTVADATTGAVLRTLTGSYTGTLAAGATSPPVALGSWTAANGKYTVKTVIANDANELPVKQGNNTSSQPLFVGRGANMPYDMYEAEDGVLSGGANVVGPNRTIGDLAGEASGRKAVTLNSTGAAVEFTTRASTNTLVTRFSIPDSAGGGGINSTINVYVNGTFLKALDLTSKYSWLYGAEAGPGNSPGAGGPRHIYDEASMLLGTTVPAGSKIKLQKDAANTTNYAIDFVNFEQATAIANPDPAHYAVPAGFGHQDVQNALDKVRMDTTGALVGVYLPAGDYQTASKFQVYGKPVKVIGAGPWFTRFLAPSTQDNTDVGFRAEAAANGSTFANFAYFGNYTSRIDGPGKVFDFSNVADMTIDNIWAEHQVCLYWGANTDRITISNSRIRDTFADGVNMTNGSTDNHVTNIEARSTGDDSFALFSAIDAGGADEKNNVYENLSSLLTWRAAGVAVYGGYSNTFRNIYIADTLVYAGITISSLDFGYPMNGFGPDPTNFQNISIVRAGGHFWGAQTFPGIWIFSASKVFQGIRVSDVDIVDPTYSGIMFQTNYVGGQPQFPIKDTVFTNVSITGAQKSGDAFDAKSGFGLWANEMPEAGQGPAVGSVTFNNLRLNNNAVNVRNTTSTFTINGL, encoded by the coding sequence ATGAGAACCAGGCGATTCTTGGCGCGCGCGGCAGCCGCGACGCTATTGGCCGGCCTGCTCATACCGGCTTTACCTGCTGTTTCGTCCGCCGCGCCGCCGCTCGACCTCGGCGCGGTGACCAACCTGGACGGGCTCACGGTCACCGCGCCGTCGTCGGCGCCGCGGCGGCTGGCCGTGCAGGGCAGTCTCGACGGCAAGCAGTTCTCGACGATCGTCGGCGAGGCGTCGTACACGTTCGACCGCGGCACCGCGAAGATCAGCTTCCCTCCCACGCTCGCCCGCTACGTCCGCGCGGAGGGCGCGCAGGTCACCAAGCTGGAGGCGCACACGGCCGCCGAGTCGGAGACCGCGCTCGCCACCACGATCACCGCCAGCTCGGCGCTGGGGGAGTACCCCGCGGCCAGAGCGGGCGACGGTGACCAGAACAGCTACTGGGAAAGCACGAACAACGCGTTCCCGCAATGGATCCAGGCCGATCTCGGCGCGTCGGTGAGCACCAGCAGGCTCGTGCTGAAACTCCCGTCCGGCTGGGGCGCGCGCACGCAGACGCTGAGCGTGCAGGGCAGCACGAACGGCTCGACCTTCAGCGACCTCGCCGCGTCGGCCGGGTACAGGTTCGACCCGGCGCAGGGCAACACGGTCACGATCGCCTTCAACGCGACCACCACCCGCTACGTCCGGCTGAACGTCACCGCCAACACCGGCTGGCCAGCCGCGCAGCTCTCGGAATTCGAGGTCTACGGCCCCGCCACCGGTGACACGCAGGCGCCGAGCGCGCCGTCGAACCTCGCGTTCACCCAGCCCGGCACCGGTCAGATCAAGCTCACCTGGGCCGCCTCGACCGACAACGTCGGTGTCACCGGGTACGACGTCTACGCCAACAACACGCTGCGCACGAGCGTCGGCGCCGGCGTGCTCACCTACACCGACAACCAGCCCGACGGCACCAGCGTGTCGTACTTCGTGCGCGCCAAGGACGCGGCGGGCAACCAGTCGGCCAACAGCAACACCGTGACCCGCACCGGCACCACCACCGGCACGAACCTGGCCGTCGGCAAGCCGATCACCGCCTCCTCGTCGGTGCAGAACTTCGTCGCGGCCAACGCCAACGACAACAACACCGCCACCTACTGGGAAGGCGGCGGTGACTACCCGAACCTGCTGACCGTCGCGCTCGGCTCCAACGCCGACGTCAGCGCGGTGGCCGTCAAGCTCAACCCCGACAGCGTCTGGGGCACCCGCACCCAGACCATCGAGGTGCAGGGCCGTGAGCAGAGCGCGTCGGCGTTCACCACGCTGGCCGCGGCCTCGGCGCAGACGTTCAACCCCGCCTCCGGCAACACGGTCACCATCCCCGTCAGCGGGCGCGCCGCCGACGTGCGGCTGCGGATCACGTCCAACACCGGCGCCGGTGGCGGGCAGGCCGCGGAGTTCCAGGTGATCGGCGTGCCCGCGCCGAACCCGGACCTCCTGGTCAGCGGCATGTCCTGGACACCGGCGTCGCCGGTCGAAACCGACACCGTGACGCTGTCGGCCACCGTCCGCAACGCCGGCTCGGTCGCTTCCGGCGCCACCGACGTCAACCTCTACCTCGGCACCACCCGCGTCGGGACCGCGCCGGTCGGCGCGCTCGCGGCGGGCGCGTCGACGACCGTCTCGGCGAACATCGGCACCCGCGAGTCCGGCACGTACCCGATGAGCGCCAAGGTGGACGAGGGCAACAAGGTCATCGAACAGAACGAGGCCAACAACGCCTTCGCCAACCCGTCCTCGCTGGTCGTCACCCCGGTGCCGACCTCGGACCTGATCGCCTCGCCGGTCGCGTGGTCGCCGGGCAACCCGTCGGCGGGCAACGCGGTGAACTTCACGGTCGCCATCAAGAACCAGGGGACCGTCGCCTCGGCGGGCGGCGCGCACGGCGTCACGCTCACCGTCGCCGACGCCACCACCGGCGCCGTCCTGCGCACCCTGACCGGGTCGTACACCGGGACGCTCGCGGCGGGCGCCACGTCACCGCCGGTCGCGCTCGGCAGCTGGACCGCGGCCAACGGCAAGTACACGGTGAAGACCGTCATCGCCAACGACGCCAACGAACTCCCGGTCAAGCAGGGCAACAACACCAGCAGCCAGCCGCTGTTCGTCGGCCGCGGCGCGAACATGCCGTATGACATGTACGAGGCGGAAGACGGCGTGCTCAGCGGCGGCGCGAACGTCGTCGGCCCCAACCGCACCATCGGCGACCTCGCGGGCGAGGCGTCCGGGCGCAAGGCCGTCACGCTCAACTCGACGGGCGCCGCGGTCGAGTTCACCACCAGGGCCAGCACGAACACGCTGGTCACCCGCTTCTCGATCCCGGACTCGGCCGGTGGCGGCGGGATCAACTCGACCATCAACGTCTACGTCAACGGCACCTTCCTCAAGGCACTCGACCTGACCTCGAAGTACTCGTGGCTCTACGGCGCCGAAGCCGGGCCCGGCAACTCGCCGGGCGCGGGCGGGCCGCGGCACATCTACGACGAGGCCAGCATGCTGCTCGGCACCACCGTGCCGGCGGGCAGCAAGATCAAGCTGCAGAAGGACGCGGCGAACACCACGAACTACGCGATCGACTTCGTGAACTTCGAGCAGGCGACCGCGATCGCGAACCCGGACCCCGCGCACTACGCGGTACCGGCCGGGTTCGGGCACCAGGACGTCCAGAACGCGCTCGACAAGGTCCGGATGGACACCACCGGCGCGCTCGTCGGCGTCTACCTGCCCGCGGGCGACTACCAGACGGCGAGCAAGTTCCAGGTGTACGGCAAGCCGGTCAAGGTGATCGGCGCGGGCCCGTGGTTCACCCGGTTCCTCGCACCGTCCACACAGGACAACACCGACGTCGGGTTCCGTGCCGAGGCCGCCGCCAACGGGTCGACGTTCGCGAACTTCGCCTACTTCGGCAACTACACCTCGCGCATCGACGGCCCCGGCAAGGTGTTCGACTTCTCGAACGTCGCGGACATGACGATCGACAACATCTGGGCCGAACACCAGGTGTGCCTCTACTGGGGCGCCAACACCGACCGGATCACCATCTCGAATTCACGTATCCGCGACACCTTCGCCGACGGCGTCAACATGACCAACGGCAGCACCGACAACCACGTCACCAACATCGAGGCACGCTCCACCGGTGACGACAGTTTCGCGCTGTTCTCGGCCATCGACGCGGGCGGCGCCGACGAGAAGAACAACGTCTACGAGAACCTGAGCTCGCTGCTGACCTGGCGGGCCGCGGGCGTGGCGGTCTACGGCGGCTACTCCAACACCTTCCGCAACATCTACATCGCCGACACACTCGTCTACGCGGGCATCACCATCAGCTCGCTCGACTTCGGCTACCCGATGAACGGCTTCGGCCCCGACCCGACGAACTTCCAGAACATCTCGATCGTCCGCGCGGGCGGGCACTTCTGGGGCGCGCAGACGTTCCCCGGTATCTGGATCTTCTCGGCCTCGAAGGTGTTCCAGGGCATCAGGGTGTCCGATGTGGACATCGTCGACCCGACGTACAGCGGCATCATGTTCCAGACCAACTACGTCGGCGGGCAACCCCAGTTCCCGATCAAGGACACGGTGTTCACCAACGTCAGCATCACCGGCGCGCAGAAATCCGGTGACGCGTTCGACGCCAAGTCCGGCTTCGGGCTCTGGGCGAACGAGATGCCCGAGGCGGGTCAAGGGCCCGCGGTCGGCTCGGTCACGTTCAACAACCTGAGGCTGAACAACAACGCGGTGAACGTGCGCAACACGACGTCCACCTTCACCATCAACGGGCTCTAG
- a CDS encoding cupin domain-containing protein, with product MLIVNQSQLPGSQFTGKDHGGVGFSFFLVTANPGDGPKLHQHEYEEVFVVQEGSVTVTIGGESAVAVAGDIAVVPPRTPHRFVNHTEGVAKLVNIHASSEIVTEWLE from the coding sequence GTGCTGATCGTCAACCAGAGCCAGCTGCCGGGGTCGCAGTTCACCGGGAAGGACCACGGCGGCGTCGGGTTCTCCTTCTTCCTCGTCACCGCCAATCCGGGTGACGGGCCCAAGCTGCACCAGCACGAGTACGAAGAGGTGTTCGTCGTGCAGGAGGGCTCGGTCACCGTGACCATCGGCGGCGAGAGCGCCGTGGCCGTCGCGGGGGACATCGCGGTCGTGCCGCCGCGGACGCCGCACAGGTTCGTCAATCACACCGAGGGGGTCGCGAAGCTGGTGAACATCCACGCCAGCTCCGAGATTGTCACCGAATGGCTGGAATAG
- a CDS encoding alkaline phosphatase family protein → MFRKRIVTALAATTLVAAGVFTAVQAAEPSAPAIEPTASAVPAFDHIVLVMFENKKYSSINGSSSAPYFNSLAGQGAKFTNSFAITHPSQPNYVALFSGSPQGVTDDACPINLGAKANLGSQLAGAGKSFKGYSEAMPSDGYTGCSSSTYRRKHNSWVDFSNIPASANLRNSAFPTDFTQLPTVAFVTPDMCNDMHDCAVGTGDKWLKSHLDAYAQWAKTHNSLLIVTFDEDSGTSVNQIFTAFVGAQVKVGSYSESINHYTVLRTIEAAYGLPGINNAASKSPITDVWQ, encoded by the coding sequence ATGTTCCGGAAGCGGATCGTGACCGCGCTCGCGGCCACGACGCTGGTCGCGGCCGGGGTGTTCACCGCCGTCCAGGCCGCCGAACCCTCGGCGCCCGCGATCGAGCCCACCGCCTCGGCGGTGCCCGCGTTCGACCACATCGTGCTGGTCATGTTCGAGAACAAGAAGTACTCCTCCATCAACGGCAGCTCGAGCGCGCCGTACTTCAACAGCCTCGCCGGGCAGGGCGCGAAGTTCACCAACTCCTTCGCGATCACGCACCCGAGCCAGCCGAACTACGTCGCGCTGTTCTCCGGCTCGCCGCAGGGCGTCACCGATGACGCGTGCCCGATCAACCTGGGCGCCAAGGCCAACCTCGGCTCACAGCTCGCCGGCGCGGGCAAGTCGTTCAAGGGCTACTCCGAGGCGATGCCGTCGGACGGCTACACCGGCTGCTCGAGCAGCACCTACCGGCGCAAGCACAACAGCTGGGTCGACTTCAGCAACATCCCGGCCTCGGCGAACCTGCGCAACTCCGCCTTCCCGACGGACTTCACGCAGCTGCCGACCGTGGCGTTCGTGACCCCGGACATGTGCAACGACATGCACGACTGCGCGGTCGGCACCGGGGACAAGTGGCTCAAGAGCCACCTCGACGCCTACGCCCAGTGGGCCAAGACGCACAACAGCCTGCTGATCGTCACCTTCGACGAGGACAGCGGCACCTCGGTCAACCAGATCTTCACCGCCTTCGTCGGCGCGCAGGTGAAGGTCGGCAGCTACAGCGAATCCATCAACCATTACACCGTGCTCCGCACGATCGAGGCCGCGTACGGACTGCCCGGCATCAACAACGCCGCGAGCAAGTCACCGATCACCGACGTCTGGCAATAG
- a CDS encoding MFS transporter has translation MYLSTIGRRDHAEAGSRRTLTGIGANVFALGTVSLVTDVSSEMVTAILPVYLVLGLHLSPAAYGLVDGLYTGATALLRLVGGYVADRVRRRKAVAGVGYGLSAVAKLGLMAAGSSATAIGAVITADRAGKGLRTAPRDALITLSTPEHMLGRAFGVHRAMDSAGAFAGPLVAVAVLAAAGAGAFDAVFFTSFCVGAIGVLLLVLFVRDRRTARPPAGTVSPRAALALLRTAGVRRLLIAACVLGMSTIGDGFVYLLLQRKEDIATGWFPLLAVGTNLAYLLLAAPLGALADRVGRLPVLLAGYGGLIAVYLLLASPMTGWPLFALALGLYGAFYACTDGVLMALAGPVLPEALRTTGISLIQTGQALSYLVSSVLFGLAWQFWGATAAISAAAVLVLAAITGTFALMRGARA, from the coding sequence TTGTACCTCTCCACGATCGGCCGCCGGGACCACGCCGAAGCGGGGTCCCGGCGCACGCTCACCGGCATCGGCGCCAACGTCTTCGCGCTCGGCACCGTCAGTCTCGTCACCGACGTCTCCTCGGAGATGGTCACCGCGATCCTGCCCGTCTACCTGGTGCTCGGCCTGCATTTGAGCCCCGCCGCGTACGGGCTCGTCGACGGGCTCTACACCGGCGCGACCGCGTTGCTGCGGCTCGTCGGCGGCTACGTCGCCGACCGGGTCCGCAGGCGCAAAGCCGTCGCGGGCGTCGGCTACGGGCTCTCCGCCGTCGCCAAGCTCGGGCTCATGGCCGCGGGTTCGTCGGCGACCGCGATCGGCGCGGTGATCACCGCCGACCGGGCCGGAAAAGGCCTGCGGACCGCGCCCCGCGACGCGCTGATCACGTTGTCCACCCCGGAACACATGCTCGGGCGCGCGTTCGGCGTGCACCGCGCGATGGACAGCGCCGGCGCGTTCGCGGGCCCGCTGGTCGCGGTCGCGGTGCTCGCCGCGGCGGGCGCCGGCGCGTTCGACGCCGTCTTCTTCACCAGCTTCTGCGTCGGCGCGATCGGCGTGCTGCTGCTCGTCCTGTTCGTCCGTGACCGCCGCACCGCGCGGCCGCCCGCGGGCACCGTCTCACCCCGCGCCGCGCTGGCACTGCTGCGCACCGCGGGTGTCCGGCGGCTGCTGATCGCGGCGTGCGTGCTCGGCATGTCCACCATCGGCGACGGGTTCGTCTACCTGCTGCTGCAACGCAAAGAGGACATCGCGACCGGCTGGTTCCCGCTGCTCGCCGTCGGCACCAACCTCGCCTACCTGCTGCTCGCCGCACCGCTGGGCGCGCTCGCCGACCGCGTCGGCAGACTGCCGGTACTGCTCGCCGGATACGGCGGGCTGATCGCCGTCTACCTCCTGCTCGCGAGCCCGATGACCGGCTGGCCGCTGTTCGCGCTGGCACTGGGTCTCTACGGCGCGTTCTACGCCTGCACCGACGGCGTCCTGATGGCACTGGCCGGTCCGGTGCTGCCCGAAGCGTTGCGCACCACCGGCATCTCGCTCATCCAGACCGGACAGGCACTGTCCTATTTGGTCTCATCCGTCCTTTTCGGACTCGCCTGGCAGTTCTGGGGCGCCACCGCCGCGATCTCGGCCGCGGCCGTCCTGGTCCTCGCCGCGATCACCGGAACGTTCGCGCTCATGCGCGGGGCCCGCGCATGA
- a CDS encoding TolB family protein, with amino-acid sequence MKTRILIAAGGVIVLIAAAVAYIVGSRDHGAAATGTPGAVTLTPGPRLLFISTADADRGHLATIDGAGVRAVSPLTCNRVYAAAGTGLCLRPEAGLTTYQLVVLDTQLNAKREIPLVGLPNRARVSASGQRAAWTVFVTGDSYNGGRFSTRVGTLDLRTGDLEGTLEDFAVTVDGKPYQAADLNFWGVTFARDDNRFYATMSTGSHRYLVEGDSTARTVRTLRDNVECPSLSPDNRRVAYKSAVDGDPAKGWRLSVLDLETGTVTALAETHSVDDQAAWLDDRTIAYPLSRDGGHSDVWAVPANGSGTPRLLIPDAESPSALGS; translated from the coding sequence ATGAAGACCCGGATCCTCATCGCCGCCGGCGGCGTGATCGTACTCATCGCGGCCGCGGTCGCCTACATCGTCGGCTCCCGCGACCACGGCGCTGCGGCGACCGGCACCCCCGGCGCGGTGACCCTCACGCCAGGTCCCCGGCTGCTGTTCATCAGCACCGCCGACGCCGACCGCGGGCACCTCGCCACCATCGACGGCGCCGGCGTGCGCGCGGTGTCCCCGTTGACCTGCAACCGCGTCTACGCGGCGGCGGGCACCGGACTCTGCCTGCGCCCCGAAGCCGGGCTCACCACCTACCAGCTCGTCGTGCTCGACACCCAGCTCAACGCGAAACGTGAGATCCCGCTGGTCGGTCTGCCCAACCGCGCCCGGGTCTCCGCCAGCGGGCAGCGCGCCGCGTGGACGGTGTTCGTCACCGGCGACTCCTACAACGGCGGCCGCTTCTCCACCCGCGTGGGCACCCTCGACCTGCGCACCGGCGACCTCGAAGGCACGCTCGAGGACTTCGCGGTCACCGTCGACGGCAAGCCTTACCAAGCCGCCGACCTCAACTTCTGGGGCGTGACGTTCGCGCGGGACGACAACCGCTTCTACGCGACCATGTCCACCGGCAGCCACCGCTACCTCGTCGAAGGCGACTCGACCGCTCGCACCGTGCGCACGCTGCGCGACAACGTCGAATGCCCGTCGCTCTCACCCGACAACCGCCGCGTCGCCTACAAGTCCGCTGTGGACGGTGACCCCGCCAAAGGCTGGCGCCTGTCCGTGCTCGACCTCGAGACGGGCACGGTCACCGCGCTCGCCGAAACCCACAGCGTCGACGATCAGGCAGCCTGGCTCGACGACCGCACCATCGCCTACCCGCTCTCGCGCGACGGCGGCCACTCCGACGTCTGGGCGGTCCCGGCCAACGGCTCCGGCACACCCCGGCTGCTGATCCCGGACGCGGAGTCACCCTCAGCCCTGGGGTCGTGA
- a CDS encoding phosphocholine-specific phospholipase C has product MRGDFHRRGGPTMAEVTRRTFLAATGAAALAPLPAAAATGSIADVKHIVVLMQENRSFDHYFGAMKGVRGFADRATIQLPGGFSVFNQPNGLGRQYPFALRGPGGNAETLAQCQGDIAHSWGDQHGAWNQGKMDRWMAAKNKIGCLGHLDRTDLPFHYALADAYTICDAYHCSGLTATGPNRTFLFSGMIDAAGRYGKPASDGGEESGLTWQTYAEVLQNAGITWRVFQNAKNNYGDNGLAYFKQFANAQPGSQLYDRGMSSVPAATGNTPDDILAAIKAAAVGGTLPQVSWVVTDQITSEHPIGPPVNGERFVSGLLKALAADPDTFNSTAVFLNYDENDGFFDHVPPPSPAAGTADEFVSGTPVGLGFRVPMIVMSPWSRGGWVDSEVFDHTSVIRFIETWSSAIGKPANCQTISAWRRSVCGDLTSAFDFANPVYGLPALPTPGPPISAGTCAPLPNPTPQNNALPPQEPGTKPARALPYQANASISSWLYGANGQIQLNITMTNERPIAAKSAHFSVYANAFRSGGPWQYTVAAGAATTDFFNCGSGFGDGNYDFTVVGPNRFLRRVRGNAGKKLEARSRIAVSASTGKLALWLDFVNDSAASTTFTVTANNYRTDGPWTYTVAAGQSASDYFNAVAYSGGWYDFTVTTAADPAWSRRFAGHIETGSPSVTG; this is encoded by the coding sequence GTGCGAGGCGATTTTCACCGGCGAGGAGGCCCCACGATGGCGGAAGTGACCCGGCGGACATTCCTGGCGGCGACCGGGGCGGCGGCGTTGGCGCCCTTACCGGCGGCGGCCGCGACGGGCAGCATCGCCGACGTCAAGCACATCGTGGTCCTGATGCAGGAGAACCGCAGCTTCGACCACTATTTCGGCGCCATGAAGGGCGTGCGCGGGTTCGCCGACCGCGCCACGATCCAGCTGCCAGGCGGGTTTTCGGTGTTCAACCAGCCCAACGGGCTCGGCAGGCAGTACCCGTTCGCGTTGCGGGGTCCCGGTGGGAACGCCGAGACGCTCGCGCAGTGCCAGGGCGACATCGCGCATTCGTGGGGTGATCAGCACGGCGCGTGGAACCAGGGCAAGATGGACCGCTGGATGGCGGCGAAGAACAAGATCGGCTGCCTCGGTCATCTCGACCGGACCGACCTGCCGTTCCACTACGCGCTGGCCGACGCGTACACGATCTGCGACGCCTACCACTGCTCCGGGCTGACCGCGACGGGCCCGAACCGGACGTTCCTGTTCAGCGGCATGATCGACGCGGCGGGCCGGTACGGCAAGCCCGCCAGCGACGGCGGTGAAGAGTCGGGACTGACCTGGCAGACCTACGCCGAGGTGCTGCAGAACGCCGGTATCACGTGGCGGGTGTTCCAGAACGCGAAGAACAACTACGGCGACAACGGTCTCGCGTACTTCAAGCAGTTCGCCAACGCGCAGCCCGGCTCGCAGCTGTACGACCGCGGCATGTCCAGTGTCCCGGCTGCCACGGGCAACACTCCTGACGACATCCTCGCCGCGATCAAGGCGGCCGCGGTGGGTGGCACGCTGCCGCAGGTGTCGTGGGTGGTGACCGATCAGATCACCTCCGAGCACCCGATCGGGCCGCCGGTCAACGGCGAGCGGTTCGTCAGCGGCCTGCTCAAGGCGCTCGCCGCCGATCCCGACACGTTCAACAGCACCGCGGTGTTCCTGAACTACGACGAGAACGACGGCTTCTTCGACCACGTGCCGCCACCGTCGCCCGCGGCGGGCACGGCCGACGAGTTCGTCAGCGGCACGCCGGTGGGGCTGGGCTTCCGGGTGCCGATGATCGTGATGTCGCCGTGGAGCCGGGGCGGCTGGGTCGACTCGGAGGTCTTCGACCACACCTCGGTGATCCGGTTCATCGAGACCTGGTCGTCCGCGATCGGCAAACCCGCGAACTGCCAGACGATCAGCGCGTGGCGCCGCTCGGTCTGCGGCGACCTGACCTCGGCGTTCGACTTCGCGAACCCGGTGTACGGGCTGCCCGCGCTGCCGACGCCCGGTCCGCCGATCTCGGCCGGGACGTGCGCTCCCCTGCCGAACCCGACGCCGCAGAACAACGCGCTGCCCCCGCAGGAGCCCGGCACGAAACCGGCCCGCGCGCTGCCGTATCAGGCGAACGCGTCGATCTCGTCGTGGCTGTACGGCGCGAACGGGCAGATCCAGCTCAACATCACGATGACCAACGAGCGCCCGATCGCCGCGAAGTCCGCACATTTCTCCGTGTACGCCAACGCTTTCCGCAGCGGCGGTCCGTGGCAGTACACAGTGGCCGCCGGCGCCGCGACGACCGATTTCTTCAACTGCGGCAGCGGGTTCGGTGACGGTAACTACGACTTCACGGTGGTGGGGCCGAACCGGTTCCTGCGCCGGGTGCGCGGCAATGCGGGTAAGAAGCTGGAGGCGCGCTCACGGATCGCGGTGAGCGCGAGCACCGGGAAACTGGCGCTGTGGCTGGATTTCGTCAACGACTCGGCCGCGTCGACGACGTTCACGGTGACGGCGAACAACTACCGCACCGACGGGCCGTGGACGTACACGGTCGCGGCCGGGCAGAGCGCGAGCGACTACTTCAACGCGGTCGCGTACTCGGGTGGCTGGTACGACTTCACGGTCACGACGGCCGCAGACCCCGCCTGGTCACGGCGCTTCGCCGGGCACATCGAGACCGGCTCCCCCAGCGTCACGGGCTAA
- a CDS encoding helix-turn-helix domain-containing protein, with product MTGRASPRPEFERLLRTGPFADALREAIKARGLSLDRLREHLHARGVSITPATLSYWQSGRSRPERRDSVLALRHLEQVLEVPPGSLIALLGPPRARAKSPGTLPEIGRFWPDRGRIDAAVSDVDTRWDERLTRISQHDVVTVGAGREELAIRSRQVLRAEADGPDRWVVIMHIDEHDRPLPTLRSLRGCRPGRSVHRPEDGLLVVELLFEQPLARGETVITEHTLVNRRPCPEATNYERKFRLPVREYVLEIRFSPQSLPVRCRRYSEVDGHPAEFTEMLPRNDSVHGVALNFGPGCYGFDWEWDE from the coding sequence ATGACCGGCCGGGCGAGCCCACGGCCCGAGTTCGAGCGGCTGCTGCGGACTGGGCCGTTCGCCGACGCGCTGCGTGAGGCCATCAAGGCCCGCGGGCTGAGCCTCGACCGGCTCCGCGAGCACCTGCACGCCCGTGGTGTCTCGATCACCCCGGCCACCTTGAGCTACTGGCAATCCGGGCGCAGCCGCCCCGAACGCCGCGACTCCGTGCTCGCACTCCGGCATCTGGAACAGGTGCTCGAAGTGCCACCCGGCTCGCTGATCGCGCTGCTCGGCCCACCACGCGCGCGAGCCAAGTCACCGGGCACGCTGCCCGAGATCGGGCGGTTCTGGCCTGACCGGGGCCGCATCGACGCGGCCGTCAGCGACGTCGACACCCGCTGGGACGAACGGCTGACCAGGATCAGCCAGCACGACGTGGTCACCGTCGGCGCAGGCCGCGAAGAACTCGCCATCCGCTCACGGCAGGTGCTGCGCGCCGAAGCCGACGGCCCCGACCGCTGGGTGGTGATCATGCACATCGACGAGCACGACCGGCCGCTGCCCACACTGCGGTCACTGCGTGGCTGCCGCCCCGGCCGCAGCGTCCACCGGCCAGAGGACGGGCTGCTGGTCGTCGAGCTGCTCTTCGAACAGCCGCTCGCGCGCGGCGAGACCGTGATCACCGAGCACACCCTCGTCAATCGCAGGCCCTGCCCCGAAGCGACCAACTACGAACGCAAATTCCGGCTGCCGGTCCGCGAATACGTACTCGAGATCCGATTCTCACCGCAGTCGCTCCCGGTGCGCTGCCGCCGGTATTCCGAAGTGGACGGTCACCCTGCGGAGTTCACGGAAATGCTGCCACGCAATGATTCCGTGCACGGGGTCGCGCTCAACTTCGGGCCGGGTTGTTACGGTTTCGACTGGGAGTGGGACGAGTAG